One genomic segment of Odocoileus virginianus isolate 20LAN1187 ecotype Illinois chromosome 33, Ovbor_1.2, whole genome shotgun sequence includes these proteins:
- the GUSB gene encoding beta-glucuronidase: MLRGPAGAWAVLGPLLWGCGLALLQGGMLYPRESRSRERKELDGLWSFRADFSDNRRQGFEQQWYRAPLRESGPTLDMPVPSSFNDVGQDGQLRSFVGWVWYEREITLPQRWTEDLGMRVVLRIGSAHYYAIVWVNGVHVAEHEGGHLPFEADISKLVQSGPLSSCRITIAINNTLSPHTLPPGTILYKTDPSMYPKGYFVQNIKFDFFNYAGLHRTVLLYTTPTTYIDDITVTTDMDQDIGLVNYQIVVQGSDHFQLDVGLLDEEGKVVAKGAGAQGQLQVPNAHLWWPYLMHEHPAYLYSLEVKLTAQTAVGPVSDFYTLPVGIRTVAITERQFLINGKPFYFQGVNKHEDADIRGKGFDWPLLVKDFNLLRWLGANAFRTSHYPYAEEVLQLCDRYGIVVIDESPGVGIKSAESFSNVSLQHHLEVMEEMIRRDKNHPAVVMWSLANEPASFLKPAGYYFKTLIAHTKALDPSRPVTFVTNTNYEADLGAPYVDVICVNSYYSWYHDYGHMEVIQLQLATQFENWHKIYQKPMIQSEYGADTIAGFHEDPPLMFSEEYQKGLLEQYHAVLDQKRKEYVVGELIWNFADFMTNESPFRMIGNRKGIFTRQRQPKSAAFLLRERYWRLANETRYHQSAVKSQCVGNSLFTV, from the exons ATGCTTCGGGGACCGGCGGGCGCCTGGGCCGTGCTCGGCCCTCTGCTCTGGGGCTGCGGGCTGGCGCTGCTGCAGGGCGGGATGCTCTATCCCCGGGAGAGCCGGTCGCGGGAGCGCAAGGAACTGGACGGCCTCTGGAGCTTCCGCGCCGACTTCTCCGACAACCGGCGCCAGGGCTTCGAGCAGCAGTGGTACCGGGCGCCGCTGCGGGAG TCAGGCCCTACTCTGGACATGCCGGTGCCCTCAAGTTTCAACGACGTGGGCCAGGACGGGCAGCTGCGGAGTTTTGTCGGCTGGGTGTGGTATGAACGGGAGATCACCCTGCCCCAGCGGTGGACCGAGGACCTGGGCATGAGAGTGGTGCTGAGGATTGGCAGCGCCCACTACTATGCCATCGTG TGGGTGAATGGGGTCCACGTGGCAGAGCATGAGGGGGGCCATCTCCCCTTCGAGGCTGACATCAGCAAGCTGGTCCAGAGCGGGCCCCTGTCCTCCTGCCGTATCACCATCGCCATCAACAACACGCTGTCCCCCCACACCCTGCCACCCGGGACCATCCTCTACAAGACGGACCCCTCCAT GTACCCCAAGGGTTACTTTGTCCAGAACATAAAGTTTGACTTCTTCAACTACGCGGGACTGCATCGGACTGTGCTCCTCTACACCACGCCTACCACCTACATCGATGACATTACCGTCACCACCGACATGGATCAAGACATCG GGCTGGTGAATTACCAGATCGTCGTCCAGGGCAGTGACCACTTCCAACTGGACGTGGGTCTTCTGGATGAGGAAGGCAAAGTCGTGGCCAAGGGGGCAGGGGCCCAGGGCCAGCTGCAGGTGCCCAATGCCCACCTCTGGTGGCCGTACCTGATGCATGAGCACCCTGCCTACCTGTACTCATTGGAG GTGAAGTTGACGGCGCAGACGGCTGTGGGGCCCGTGTCTGACTTCTACACCCTCCCCGTGGGGATCCGCACCGTGGCCATCACCGAGAGACAGTTCCTCATCAATGGGAAGCCGTTCTATTTCCAAGGGGTCAACAAGCATGAGGATGCAGAT ATCCGAGGGAAGGGCTTTGACTGGCCGCTGCTGGTGAAGGACTTCAACCTGCTTCGCTGGCTGGGCGCCAACGCCTTCCGCACCAGCCACTACCCCTACGCGGAGGAGGTGCTGCAACTCTGTGACCGCTATGGGATCGTGGTCATCGACGAGAGCCCCGGCGTGGGCATCAAGTCGGC TGAGAGCTTCAGCAACGTATCTCTGCAGCACCACCTGGAGGTGATGGAGGAAATGATCCGCAGGGACAAGAATCACCCGGCCGTTGTAATGTGGTCCCTGGCCAATGAGCCCGCTTCCTTCCTGAAACCGGCTGGTTACTACTTCAA GACGCTGATTGCCCACACTAAAGCCTTGGACCCCTCCCGGCCTGTGACCTTTGTGACCAACACCAACTATGAAGCAGACTTGGGG GCGCCGTACGTGGACGTCATCTGTGTGAACAGCTACTATTCCTGGTACCACGACTATGGGCACATGGAGGTGATTCAGCTGCAGCTGGCAACCCAGTTCGAGAACTGGCATAAGATCTACCAGAAGCCGATGATTCAGAGCGAGTACGGAGCAGACACCATTGCAGGGTTTCACGAG GATCCACCACTGATGTTCAGTGAAGAGTACCAGAAAGGCCTGCTCGAGCAGTATCATGCGGTTCTGGACCAAAAACGCAAAGAATATGTGGTTGGCGAGCTCATCTGGAATTTTGCTGATTTCATGACTAATGAGT CACCATTTCGGATGATAGGGAACAGAAAAGGGATCTTCACTCGGCAGAGACAACCGAAGAGTGCAGCATTCCTGTTGCGAGAGAGATACTGGAGACTTGCCAATGAAACCAGGTACCACCAGTCAGCTGTGAAGTCACAGTGTGTGGGAAACAGCCTGTTTACTGTTTAA